A stretch of Porites lutea chromosome 5, jaPorLute2.1, whole genome shotgun sequence DNA encodes these proteins:
- the LOC140938366 gene encoding neuropeptide Y receptor type 6-like yields the protein MNNEPSWLLTTVTWNKSSAFNNDTGTTDSAAIYVFTPAPFVAKQVLAFFLVFFGGIGFVGCCLIFYYLWKKARKNPLQAYSFAQNLTMYVRSLCLSDVLSCAVSLPLVCLQMSLDVFQSGWACKIVRYLNFVFPAITINNLVVISLEKYLSTRPMPQTFRVSTVRKMIITAWLLGIHVMLFPAAAYDGVRVDLNETHYTVICRNVELFYPFKLTLILFPIQFVLPTLFIIYVNVSLIRTVWIKRKRQICYRMNNVFKAHLRAKRIKGISLLIALTFAYIFPFSLFIVNTAYTQIAKPQRDFSTDYMIRYGSGSIAYLNPLLNFIIYFAQMKEFSEFLKRRFSRHNENGHRPKHGEHMENNIALKPRLDIPKR from the coding sequence ATGAATAACGAACCATCATGGCTTCTTACCACTGTGACTTGGAATAAATCATCTGCTTTTAACAATGATACAGGAACAACTGACTCCGCTGCCATCTACGTCTTTACGCCTGCTCCTTTCGTGGCAAAACAAGTCCTCGCCTTCTTCCTGGTTTTTTTTGGCGGAATTGGATTTGTAGGTTGCTGTCTCATTTTTTACTATTTGTggaaaaaggcaagaaaaaatCCACTACAGGCATACTCTTTTGCACAGAATCTAACCATGTATGTGAGAAGTCTTTGCCTGTCAGACGTGCTTTCTTGTGCGGTATCCTTGCCTCTTGTCTGTTTGCAGATGTCGTTGGATGTGTTCCAAAGCGGGTGGGCTTGCAAGATAGTTCGATACCTAAACTTTGTCTTTCCTGCCATCACGATCAACAATCTAGTAGTGATAAGTCTAGAGAAGTATTTGTCAACTCGACCCATGCCACAAACATTCCGCGTCTCGACAGTGCGGAAAATGATTATAACTGCGTGGTTATTGGGAATTCATGTGATGCTCTTTCCCGCAGCCGCGTACGACGGAGTAAGAGTCGACCTTAACGAAACCCATTACACTGTCATATGCCGAAATGTCGAGCTTTTCTATCCGTTCAAACTGACACTTATTCTCTTCCCAATACAATTTGTACTGCCCACTTTGTTTATAATATACGTTAATGTATCTTTAATCAGAACTGTATGGATAAAGCGTAAAAGGCAAATCTGCTATAGAATGAACAATGTTTTCAAGGCTCATTTAAGAGCCAAAAGAATCAAAGGAATATCTCTTCTTATAGCCCTGACATTCGCCTATATTTTTCCCTTCTCTCTCTTTATAGTCAATACAGCTTATACACAGATTGCTAAGCCACAACGTGATTTCTCAACTGACTATATGATACGTTATGGTTCTGGCAGTATAGCATATCTGAACCCTTTGTTAAACTTCATAATTTACTTTGCTCAGATGAAAGAATTCAGTGAATTTTTAAAGAGGCGTTTTTCCCGACACAACGAGAACGGACATCGGCCAAAGCATGGCGAACACATGGAGAATAACATCGCTTTAAAGCCGAGATTAGACATTCCAAAACGATAA